The sequence below is a genomic window from Tachysurus vachellii isolate PV-2020 chromosome 2, HZAU_Pvac_v1, whole genome shotgun sequence.
cgggcggaaacctcgtatgtccaaatttggtcaatttcatattttttcacatatcgatgctattggtcagtccccacgtgggtctgttatttttacaagttattaaccaatctaaagtcttgaaaatagcttgagcgcaaatctcataactccattggacacttcaactgtccacctcttcctatgggagagcttcgcggcatatttctcctcaagaagagtcgcaacaaatcaacacgtcttctgaggtaaatgtcttcaaaacactgggctcaaagaaaaacaaatattgacccctgctagttctggtgcttgtctaaggtacggcgtttttttaatttcctgaaaaataacagttttggagatacaaggattctgtctgacagcgacgagatatatatatatatattgtagggCTCTTTgagagatgggacacggaaAAAGGGGcacagagactgtgtgagagataacaaaagggaggtatttatttcctcactcacttaaagcaaaaacagaaattaGGAAGGCAGCAAAAGtgagtccttcctgtaggggGCGGTTGGGCAGAGGACCAGGCTCCACAACCCGGtagcaagaggaggacggcaGGAGAATAATACAGCAGCCCTCCCCAGGAGATTAGCAAGGCTCAGCCAGCAATGTGGAGTCCCGGGTCAGCTGGATGTCTCTGAAAAACAAGAGGAGAAAGATAACAAACATTAGTCCCGTTTGGCACGcccccctttcctttctttagCCGCCAagccttgcttcctgctgtgctttcctcctggagggtgaatgctccagcggcACTCCTGATTGGTCAGGGATTTTCGGCGGGAGTTTCGGCCGCTCCACCCCTCTCTCACTTGCCGCGGTGCTGACCATGGTGCTGGAGATCGGGGGCTCGCGGTTAGTGCCGCTGGCCAGGGTGCTGAACCACCGCCTGTTCCACTCCGCCAGGTTTTTCCTCCGTGTGTTTGCGGTGGTGCACGTGCCGCCGTCACAGGTCCCCCCCCTTTGCTCTGAGCCCCCACCTGGTAGTAACCATCCCCAGAAAGCATAGCGCCGCGAGAGGCCATCGGCGTTCCCGTGCCGGCTCCCGGCTCTGTGTATGACCTGGAACGAGAAATCTTGTAAAGATAAGAACCACCTCGTTACCCTGGCATTGGTGTCCTTCGCCTTGGCCATCCAGAGTAGAGGGGCATGGTCTGTCACCAGGGTGAAGTGTCGCCCTGCCAGGTAGTACCGGAGGTCCTCCACAGCCCACTTGATGGCCAGGGCTTCTCGTTCCACTGCGGCGTAGTTTCTCTCAGCGGGGGTCAACTTCCGGGAGATAAAGAGGCCCGGGTGTGACAGGAACTCCTGTGACAGGACGGCTCCCAGCCCTGTTTCAGACGCATCCGTCTGTAGCGAAAAGGGGCGACCAAAATCGGGGTTCCGTAGTACTGGCTGGGTGGTGAGGGCCTCCTTGAGCTGGCGGAACGCCTGTTCTGTGCTGTCTGTCCAGTGCACCCGGTCCGGCTGGCCTTTCTTGGTGAGGTCTGAAAGAGGGGCAGCTAGAGAGGAGAAGTTAGGCACAAAGCATCTATAATAGCCCGCTAATCCTAAAAAGGCCCGTACCTGTTTCTTTGACGTGGGTCAAGGGTACTCTCTCACGGCCTGGACCTTTTTCTCCTGGGGCTTTAGCAGTCCCTGGCCGATGCAGTATCCCAGGTACTGGGCCTTGGACAGGCCCAGGTGGCACTTGTGGGGGTTTGCCGTAAGACCAGCTGTTCGGAGGGCCCCCAGAACCTCCCCCAGCTGGAATAGGTGATCGGACCAGGTGGAGGAATGGATTACTACATCGTCCAGGTAGGCGGCAGCGAAGGCACGGAGGGGTCGGAGGACGATGTCCAGGAGGCGCTGGAAAGTGGCCGGGGCCCCATGTAGGCCGACTGCCAGTGGCCATGTGTGGTGCTGAAGGCGGTCTTTGGCTTCGCCTCTGGCGCCAGGGCAACTTGCCAATAGCCCTTTGTCAGGTCAAGGTTGGAAATAAACCGGGCCTTCCCCAACCGCTCCACCAGATCATCAACTCGAGGGAGGGGATAGCTGTCGAAGTCTGAAATCTGGTTGAGCCTCCGGAAGTCGTTGCAGAGGCGGATGGACCCATCTGGTTTAGGCACCAGCACGATGGGCTGGACCAGGGGCTGGCAGATTCCTTGATAATCCCCTCTTTCAGCATGCATTCTACTTCCTCTTCAATAGCCTGGCGTCGAGCTTCTGGGACCCTATATGGTCATAGTCGAACCACCATCCCAGGAGGGGTCCTGATCTTGTGATGTACCAGCGCCGTGCGTCCTGGCTGGGATGAGAAGACATACGCAAACCGGTCCAGGAGCTCTGTGAGGTCGTGCTGCTGGGCTGGTGTGAGATCCTCTCCCCTCCGTACTAGGGCCCGTTCTTGGggaccatttttttaaaaggttgatGTGATATAATTTGGTGTCTGCACGCTTACCTGGCTGTTGCAGCCGATAGTTCACCGGTCCCACCTTTTCGAGGACAGTGTACGGGCCCTGCCACTTTGCCAGGAACTTACAGGCTGCACTGGGAATGAGGAGCATTACTTGGTCACCAGGGCGAAGTTCCCTCGCCTGGGCGGGCCGATTGTACGTCCTCTGTTGTGCTCGCTTGGCCTCCCCAAGGTGCTCCTTCACGATGGGCCCAACACGCTCGATACGGGTCTGCATGTCCTGGACGAATTCATTGACGGAGCGGAAGGGGGAGGGTTGCTCCTCCCAGGCCTCGCGGGCAACATCCAGCATGCCCCGCGGCTGCCGCCCAAACAGGAGCTCGAAAGGGGTGAAGTCTGTGGACGCCTGGGGTGTTTCCCGGATTGCAAAGAGGACGTATGGAAGGAGGAGGTCCCAATTCCGTCCTTCCTGGTCTACCACCTTCCGTAGGATACGTTTCAGGGTCTGGTTAAAACGTTCCACCAAGCCATCTGTCTGGGGGTGGTAGACAGACGTCCTCAGGTGTTTGAGCTGCAAGAGCCGACACAGATCCACCATTAATTTAGACATAAAGGGCGTACCTTGGTCGCTGAGGATGTCTTTAGGGATCCCGACTCGGCTGAAGAGCAGGAGCAGTTCTCTGGCCATGCTCTGTGAGGTGGCCTTCCGAAGTGGGACCGCCTCAGGGTAGCGGGTGGTGTAGTCCACCATCACCAGGATGTATTCATGGCCCCGGGCAGACTTTGGTAGCGGCCCGATGAGGTCCATGCCAAGCCTCTCAAAGGGGATGCCAATGATAGGAAGGGGAATAAGGGGGGCCGGAGCTGGTTTCAGGGGAGAGGTCTGCTGGCACGTGGCGCAGGCCCTGCAAAAGCCCAGGACCTCGGCGTTCATGCCCGGCCATGTGAATCGGTCCCGCAGTTTCTCTAGTGTGTTCTTGGGTCCCAGATGGCCCCCCAAGGGGTGAGTGTGGGCTAGGTGGAGCAGAGGCGGGGTACGTTGGCGTGGCACCACCAGTAGGTCGCAAGGTTCTCCTCTCCTatctgtgtgaaaataaagcagCCCATTCCTCACCAGGAAGTACGACGGGGGAAGTGGCTGGGCAGGGTTGGTGTTTACTCCCTCCACCTGCAGGACCTGACCCCAGCAGTGCTTCAGCCGGTCATCCTCCTtctgctcttttccaaaacctcTCTCCTGGGTGGCCTGTTGAAACAGTGAAGAAATAGGGTTAACCTGCGGCTGGGGCTCACCTGGAGAGGAGTCGCTGGCGTCTCTGTCCCCCCGAGCCATGCACGCCCGGCGGTCCCGGCCCTTCTGCTTCTGTTCCGGCCCACACTTGGCAGTGGCCTTCATGGCGGCAGCAAACCCCGGCCAGTCGTGTCCCAGTAGGAGGGGGACCGGGAGATCTGGGATAAGTCCGATGAGGAGCGGCCACACTCCTGCTTTGCTACGGATCTTGACCTGTGTGGTAGGGACCGAACGGGCATCGCCATGGACGCACGAGACCGCGAGAGTCCCCACCGACTTTATGGGGGCAGGGAGTACGGGCCAGCGTGACCGTACTCCCCGAATCCAGGAGCGCCGACACCAGGCGGCCATTTACCTCCACAGTAAGGCGGGCCCCCTTTGGAATGGTGGGGGTGTGTAGGCCACAACTCGCGAGCCATTGTTTGGGGGCCTGAGTTGGGGCTCTGAGGTCCGGTTCGGTGGGCATGGGCTCATCAACCGGTCCCAGGGTGGGGCGGCTATCCAGAGGTCTCCTCTCCCAGATCCGTTCGGACACTGGCTGTTGTCGGGGCTGGGGGTGGCGGGCGCTGGCCTGGAAGTCTCTTCGAGCATCCCGACCCATTTCTAGGGTGGTCTTGGCATGTTCCAGGGTGTTCAGAAGGTCCTTTGTGTCCTCTGGGCCCTTCAGCCCAACAGCCTTCCGTTCTTCGGCCGGCAGCGCTCGTAGGAACCGGTCCATGGCCACTCTTTCTGTGACCTCTTTGGCCGTTAGTCGATCACTCTGCAACCAGCGCCGGGTGATACGCAGCAGTTCATCCATCTGGGGACGAGGATTGCTAGTTGGATCATACCGCCACCTATGGAAATCTCCGGCTGCCGTGACATGGGATCGACCACAGCGGACGAGAATTTCCTCTTTCACCGTTTCATAGTCTCGAGCGTTTTCTGGATCCAACGCGTAATACGCCAATTGGGCATCTCCACTGAGCAACGGGGCTAGGGCATCGGCCCAGTCCCGCTTGGGCCAACCCTCCCGGTCTACGGTGTGCTCGAAGGTATCCAGGAACGCCTCCACATCGTCTCCGGCGCCGAGTTTTGTGAGCCTGTGCAGAGCGTCGTGGCCGGGATCAGGGAGGGGAATTGATGCGGCGGGGGCCCCCCGCCGAAGTTCCAGTAGCTCCTCTGTGGCCTTCTTGACGCTCTTGGCCAGCTCCTGGGTGACTTCGTGCTGATGGAGACTGGCCTGCATGAGATGTTGCAGCACCTGCCCCACAGAGGGCTCCGGTGCTGCTTCCGtgcccgcattctccaccagtgtagggctcttcgagagatgggacacggaaAAAGGGGcacagagactgtgtgagagataacaaaagggaggtatttatttcctcactcacttaaagcaaaaacagaaattaGGAAGGCAGCAAAAGtgagtccttcctgtaggggGCAGTTGGGCAGAGGACCAGGCTCCACAACCCGGtagcaagaggaggacggcaGGAGAATAATACAGCAGCCCTCCCCAGGAGATTAGCAAGGCTCAGCCAGCAATGTGGAGTCCCAGGTCAGCTGGATGTCTCTGAAAAACAAGAGGAGAAAGATAACAAACATTAGTCCCGTTTGGCACGcccccctttcctttcttcagccgctgagccttgcttcctgctgtgttttcctcctggagggtgaatgctccagcggcgctcctgattggtcagggATTTTCGGCGGGAGTTTCGGCCGCGCCACCCCTCTCTCACTTGCCGCGGTGCTGACCATGGTGCTGGAGATCGGGGGCTCGCGGTTAGTGCCGCTGGCCAGGGTGCTGAACCACCGCCTGTTCCACtctcccgcttccgggttgccgatgccgtgggcgaagagcggtttttcctccATGTGTTTGCGGTGGTGCACGTGCCGCCGtcacaatatatacatttttttttttttttttttttttacaaaatactgTTTCAGGTAAATGAAAAGAATCAGATTATGgataaatagaaattaaaattttatataatgtatattctGAACTTTTATATTCTTGCAAAACTTCTttgctacaaaaaaaacccaaaaacatctGAACAGGATGATTGTTGTTAATTGTTATTGAACTAATTCTCTTTCATCTTTGTGAACAGGTTGCCTTAAAATATTTAACCAAAAACGTCAGTGAATCATTTGTAAGTAAACTTATTTCACTAGACCTGCTGTAGCAAAACAATAAGGTGTAAATCACCGTCATGTTATAGACCAAAATGATGCATCCATTTACTCATTACTGCATTTTAGCCCGGAACAAAGCCACGGGAGGTGGAGTTATTGGAGATGGTGTCCAAGCCACCTCGCTGTAAGAATGTGGTGGAGCTTCTGGAATGGCTGGATGTGTCCACTTCTTTTGTCTTGGTGTTTGAGCGACCCAGCCCCTGCATGGACCTCCAGACATTCCTTAGAATGAGCAAAAATAATCGTCTCTCTGAAGACATGGCTCGGGAGATCATGCGACAGTTGATTCAAGCTGTTAGTGACTGCATTGACCACGGAGTTTTTCATGGCGACCTCCATTCCAAAAATATTCTGGTGAATACGGACACACTGGAGGTGAAGTTAACAGACTTCAGTTATGGCAATTTTGTGTCAAACTTCAGCAAGATGGGTCAGTtcagaaaagaaatatatagttatatacagcATACATAGAAAAGGAAGTTCACTGGAGGTTATTTCTTTCATGTTGCTTTTTTAGGTTATGCTTCTTGCTTCAGGAACCTGGGCTTAATCCTGGTTGAGTTGATCTCTGGAGACGTTCACATTGACTATTCTGATGAGATCATAAAGAAGTGTTCACAGGTTGTTTCTCCAGGTGagcaaattttttaatttttgcattTCAGAAGCTTcacatatgccccttttccaccaaaaagtaccgggtgctggttcagagttagAGCTGgggctggttcaaagttggttccactggcaatCCTtttaagaaccggtttgcctttccatcgattagagagcatcacagagccgagtctgacgtcactgtatacgtgtcacgttacacagcaacattagcgcagcagcggcaaacacaaacacatcaacaatggcggatgttgctttactgttaatgctcatggctttgtgaacctacattaacacccaaacgcggcgaattcACCGtatacgtgcagctccatgtaatctgtataaacggaggttgtaatggagaaagtacataacgttattttatcagaaaaaagttagccttagcatgtagctactgatatcagcatgtgtgctgataatgaatcatatcgcggtaaagtaaaagtgtattaaacattagtatacttaaggtacattatcaaatgcgctaacagtagccccgcccccaggcgCTAACATTAGccctgcccacagcccctgacacaagcggttatTAAGtttagaccagcaatgttttggaaccacttttcctggttcagagccggtactttgggtgtcgaaaaagaaagaactggttctaaattaggctccgaaccagcacttaAACTGCCTCAGTGCAAAAGGGGtaattttgaaatgtagaaTAAAGTTGTAACATTTTGCatcacaattattttttttttttttacattttttgtgaaATATTGTAAGGAATTATTTCTCTATCGTCTGCCGCttggacaggatttctgagcCCCTCTTCCTCTGCTCGGTTTCTGGTTCACGCcagtcagtctttcaaagagaagtccCAAACTTTATTATGTCAAACCTGAATATATAGAGGAAGGACATAATGTGTGTGCGGAGCTTAATGCTAATATCAGCAGAAGATACCTTGACCATTATCATGAAGCAGGAAACCTCCCAGAGCAGTGTCATGTTTTACATAGCTTCTTTCATACAAAGCGGAGCAGATGTGCTAGGGAGAGGAGGTTATGCTAAGGTCaaggtatctgtgtgtgtatgagagacagagagaatgtgtgtgtacagtatgtgattgtgtgtaagaAAAGAACATTGTGTTTTGTACAGAAATTCTGAAACATTATTAGAAAAGATGAAGTATTtcatacaattattctcacaaatataatttttcatTCTCTGTCTCATGAATGTCAACCCAGAGTGCTGCCAAGTGATCTCAATGTGCCTGACAAACACTGTGAATGCTCCAAGTTTCAGTGAAATCCTGAACCACAGTTGGTTTAAAGAGACACGTTCTAGGTGAGAGACTAAGAATGGAACAGACTTCATTACacttacagtggtgtgaaaaagtgttggcccccttcctgatttttttttagtttattgcacgttttcacactttaatgtttcagatcatcaaacaaatttaaatattagtcaaagttaacaaaagtaaacacaacatgcagtttttaaatgaaggtttttattattaagggaaaacaaaacccaaacccatATAgcactgtgtgaaaaagtgttagccccctaaaacataacttaactgtggtttatcacaccggagtttaatttctctagccaTACCCAGGTCTGATTACtgtcacacctgttcacaatcaagaaatcacttaaataagacctgactgacaaagtgaagaagATCAAAacatcctcaaaagctacacatcatgcagagatcaaaagaaattcaggaacaaatgagagagaaactAAATGAGATCTATAAGTCTGGGAAatgttataaagccatttctaaagctttgggactccagcgaaccacagtgagagccgttatccacaaatggcgaaaacacggaacagtggtgaaccttcccaggagccgccggccgaccaaaattaccccaagagcacaGCGACGACATCCAGGCTTTCACAAAAGACCCCATAACAACATctaaagaactgcaggcctcacttgcctcagttaatgtcagtgttcatgattccaccataagaaagagactggggcagaaatggcctgcatggcagagttccaagacgaaaaccgCTGCTGAACAAAAAGGACATAAAAGTTTGTCTctgatttgccagaaaacatcttgatgatcatgaccaagacttttgggaaaatactctgtggactgacaagacttttggaaggtgtgtgtcccattacatctggcttaaaagtaacactgcatttcagataAAGAACAtaataccaacagtaaaacatggtggtggcagtgtgatggtctgggggtgttttactgcttcacgacctggaagacttgctgtgataaatggaaccatgaattctgcagtctaccaaaaaatcctgaaggacaaagtgcagccatctgttcgtgacctcaagctgaagcaaacttgggttctgcagcaggacaatgatccaaaacacaccagcaagtccaactctgaatggctgaagaaaaacaaaaagaagacattggagtggccgagtcaaagtcctgacctgaatcctattgagatgctgtgacATGACCTTAAAAATGCAGTTCATGTTCTAAACATCACTGTCATACACACGATCAcatgaaatgattaaaaaccaGAGTTCGCTTACGCTTGGTTTTACATGTTTGTGTAATTCATTTCCTACTGCCTCAAACTAACCTTATGTTTAGGACATGATCAGCTGTGAGCAATAAGCATGAGAACCAGTAGAGGATCTTCACTGATTTTAAATACTTAGAAGATATTCTTTAAAATCTGGATGAAAATACACGAGTACCAAAATCTCATAGATTAGCATCTAATTAAATCATCTGATTTAGCATGCTAGTTTAGTCGTTAAATAACAGAACTTACCAAGGCTAGATCATCATCTTAATGGGTGCCACTTCTCACAGTAGTGAGTTTAATCATCTGTTCGGTCTGTTCGGTCTGGCAAGAACCCAACCTGTAAATTTTGGAACGGGAGAACCAGCTACAAAGATGTGTAGATTGAAACCCTCTTAGTGTTAGTAATAAAGTTTCTTTGAATCTGTTCAAGTTTTTAATTAGTGTATATTTCCACCCGTATGAAGGAACGCTTCATCGTTAATTGTTCAGAGAAAGAGTGGGAGTAGTTCTTTTGGTGTCATTTTGGTGTCTCACTATGGGATACGCTCGTTCTGCCCTATCACATTATGCCAGACCCTATTGGCTGGCAGACAATACACTCTCCAGGCACCAGCTTATGTCTGGGGAGTGGCTTCTTACCTCAGTATAAGAAGAGCCACCCAGCATCATCATGTAATTCAAAAACCTCTTCTCGCTTCACACCAGAAGCCTTACAATCGTGGTACTGAATCAGACAAACTGTCGCCTGCTGCTCGCCTAATCTTTCAGGTTGCACTCCAGTTTACTGCAGGATTTTCCTCAGTACCAGAACGATGGCTGCAGAATGCAGAATTCCTTAGATAGTTAGAGGATCTCATGCAGAGACACACCAGGCGTGCTCTATATGTCTGTATGAAACACGCCCAAGAAGCTATCGATGCTCCCGCACGCGTTTCATCATTAAGAGCCTTCGCCGCAGGCTAGCATGCCAAGACAGTCTGTCAGGCCAGGACTCTCTCTTGTCAGCTAGCCCAGTTCAGACTGTCAACCCACTTGTTCCTACCCCTGTAGAGCTGCCCAGCAGGTCGGCTTTATTCTGTGGTGAACAACTTGAAGTTTGCGCTCCCTTCCCCTATGTTTCTAGCATGTCAGTCATCTGATCGAGTTCTGTGGGGTCAGATGGTGATCCAGTGGATGCTAATTCTGGGATACTGTcggtaaatctctctgcagtagtGGATGTAAATGTACGTTTAACACGGTGACTTGGCAAATTGCAAATATCGTGTCCGAAGCACAATTTGAATgaaatgagataatggtctggatcggtgtatcttctgcagtgatgcggtcgatatatcggtctgttgtggtgaagaaggagctgagccacaaggcgaagctctctatttaccagtcgatctacgttcctaccctcacctatggtcatgagctttgggtcatgaccgaaaggacaagatcccggatacaggcggccgaaatgagtttcctctgcagggtggctgggcgctcccttacagatagggtgaggagctcggtcactcgggaggagctcataGTAGAGccactgctcctccacatcgagaggagtcagctgaggtggctcgggcatctgttccggatgcctcctggacgcctccctggggaggtgttccgggcatgtccaaccaggAGGATGCcctggggaagacctaggacacgctggagggactatgtctctcggctggcctgggaacgccttggtattcccccggaagagctggaggaagtgtctggggagagggaagtctaggtgtccctgcttagactgctgcccccgcgacccggccccggataagtggtagaaaatggatggatggatggatggatagatagatggagataATGGTCAGCGATAGCTTCAGATTGACACACTGTGACTGTATTTTCTATAGTTAATCCAAGGGATAGAATGAGATAAAGAGTGTGACCTGACAGTACTCTGgagctcatttatttatttatttcatatgcaggatttcatttgattttgaaGCAGTTTAGGTGCCAAATCAGGTGCATTAGTGCAGGTAACACATTCAACCGTGACATGATCCTAGAATCTATGAAAAAAGCCACCAGGTTTAAAAGCGGTGA
It includes:
- the LOC132842057 gene encoding serine/threonine-protein kinase pim-1-like is translated as MVSKPPRCKNVVELLEWLDVSTSFVLVFERPSPCMDLQTFLRMSKNNRLSEDMAREIMRQLIQAVSDCIDHGVFHGDLHSKNILVNTDTLEVKLTDFSYGNFVSNFSKMGYASCFRNLGLILVELISGDVHIDYSDEIIKKCSQVVSPVHMNRD